The Hyalangium ruber genome includes the window CTCGCCCGCTCCAGGTGTCGGAGGAGCCATTCGCTCGCCAGGCGCGCCACCTCATCGAGCGCGCCTGGCTCCTCGAAGAGGTGGGTCGCGCCGGGGATGATGACGATCTCCCGCTGGGCGCTGAGCTTCGCGCTGGCGCACCGGTTGAACTCGATGACGGAGGTGTCCCTGCCTCCCACGATGAGGAGCGACGGGGCACGGACCTGCTCCAGGCTGTCCCAGGCGAGGTCCGGCCGGCCTCCCCGAGAGACGACGGCGCTCACCCGGCTGGGGCGCTCGGCGGCGGCCACCAGGGCCGCGGCGGCTCCGGTGCTCGAGCCGAAGTAGCCGATGGGGAGCCCCCCGAGCACCGGGAAGGTCTCGGCCCAGTCGGTGACCTGGACCAGGCGGCGCGCGAGCAGGTCGATGTCGAAGCGCAGCTCCGCGGTCACCTCGTCGATCTCCTCCTCCTCGATCGTGAGGAGATCCATGAGGAGCGTGGCCAGCCCGTGCTGGCGAAGGATCGCCGCGACATGGCGGTTGCGAGGGCTGAACCGGCTGCTGCCGCTCCCATGGGCGAACAGCACGAGCCCCCGGGCTCCTGGCGGCAGCGAGAGCGTGCCCTTCAATGACGCATTGCCAATGGGGATGGAGACCTCCTGCTCGAGCCCCAGGACTCCCGAGGGGGAGGGCCGCGCTTCCGGGCGCTTGATGTCCCGGCGGGTGTACTCCAGCAGCCGGATGACCTCCGAGTCGGGGACCTGATGGAAGTCCGCGTACCAGCCTCCAATGGCGTGCAACTCGGAGGAGGCCTCGACACAGGCGACGTCCTCCACGAGGGGCCGCAGCTCCTCGAGGGACTGGGAGGCGGCCACGGGCACCGCGAGGACGATCTTCCGTGGCCCGACCTGCCGGAGTGCCTGGATGGCGGCTCGAACAGTGCCCCCCGTGGCGATGCCATCGTCCACGAGGATGACGGTCCGACCTTGCAGCCGGGGAGGGGGCCGGCCTGCCCGGAAGCGCTTCACCCGTTCGGCGACCTCCTCCGCCTCCTCTTCGATGATCTCCTCGACGTCCTCATCGGAGGCGCCCACCTCCTCCATGGTCTCCCGGTTGAGGTAGACGATGCCGCCTTCGGCGACCGCGCCCAGGCCGAGCTCGGGATAGGTAGGGGCGCCGACCTTGCGGACGACCCAGACATCCAGGGGAGCCTCCAGCGCCCTGGCGACTTCATACGCGACGACGACGCCCCCGCGAGGGAGGCCGAGCACGATGGGCGCCTCGTGCTTGTACCCGAGCAGCAACGGAGCGAGTCGCCGTCCCGCCTCCTCTCGATTCACGAAGCGCATGGTCCCTCCCGGCCAAAGCGAAAAGCAGTCCACGTTAAAGAAGGCACTTTCCGAGCACGGGGCCAGCAGGGAGGACGCGCCTGGAAGGAGTGAGGCCCGAGCGGCCAAGGCTCGCCCGAGCGGCCCATGTCCCCGCTCCGTGAGAGACCGAGCAGCCGCCCTGCCTCATTCACGCATGCATGCCCCAGACCCTGGGGCCATTGAGGTCACCCCGGGCCTTCCCCAGCTTGTGCTGCGCGGATTCCCCGCGTGACGGCAGCAGGAGGGCAGGATGGCGGTGATGGACAATCAGAAGATGATCGAGCGGCTCAATGATCTCATCGCGCTCGACTACGACGCCGTGGGGGCCTACGAGGCGGCCATCGATCGCATCCACGAGGAGTTCCTCCGGATGCGCCTGCGGGAGTTCCAGCTGGACCACCGGCGCCACATCCAGGACCTCTCCATCGTGGTGGAGAGGATGGGCGGCAAGGCCCGCGAGAGGCCGGACGTGAAGGGCTTCCTGCTCAAGGGCTTCACGGCCGTCACCGCGCTGATGGGGACCGAGGCGGCGCTCCGGGCGATGCAGGGCAACGAGCGGCTCACCAACAGCACGTACCGCAAGGCGATGGAGCAGGAGTGGACGGACGACGTGCGCCAGATCATCGACCGCAACTTCCACGATGAGCAGCGGCACCTGGCCTTCATCGAGGAGTCACTGCGCACCCGGTCCTGGGAGCAGACCGGCATGCACCCCTGAGCCGCCGCCGGGACAGCGCCTGCCTCGGGCCCGAGAAGAGCCCAGGCAGGCGCGTCACCCGCTTACGACTCCACGGGAGTCTGCTTCACGCGCCAGATCTCCTCCGCGTACTGCCGGATGGTGCGATCCGAGGAGAAGATGCCCGCCCGCGCCACGTTGAGGATGCACTTGCGTGTCCAGGACTCCGTGTCCTGGTAGGCCCGCGCCACCTCCTCCTGCGCCTGCAGGTACGAGGCGAAGTCGGCGAGCACCAGGTAGCGGTCCTCCTCCAGCAGCCCGTCCACCAGCGGCTTGAAGAGGCTCTTGTCCTCCGGAGAGAAGAAGCCCGAGGCGATGAGGTCGATGGCCTCGCGCAGCTCCAGCTGCTCGTTGTACACCTCGCGCGGCCGGTAGCCCGCCTTCTTGCGGGCGATCACCTCGTCCGCGGTGAGCCCGAAGAGGAAGAAGTTCTCGTCGCCCACCGCCTCGCGGATCTCCACGTTGGCGCCGTCCAGCGTGCCCAGCGTCAGCGCGCCGTTGAGCATCAGCTTCATGTTGCCGGTGCCGGAGGCCTCCATGCCCGCGGTGGAGATCTGCTCGGACACGTCCGCCGCCGGGATGATGCGCTCGGCGAGGCTCACCCGGTAGTTGGGCAGGAACACCACCTGCAACCCCGTGGTGCCCGCGTCGCTGTTGACCACCTCGGCGATGCCGTTGATGAGCCGGATGATGAGCTTGGCCTGCTGGTAGCCCGGCGCCGCCTTCGCCCCGAACAGGAACGCCCGGGGGTGGATGATGGTGGACGGATCCCTCCGCGCCCGCATCCACAGCACCACCGTGTGCAGCGCGTTGAGCAGCTGGCGCTTGTACTCGTGCAGGCGCTTGATCTGCACGTCGAAGATGGCGTTCGGATCCAGGTTCACCCAGCGCAGGTCCTTCACGTGCTGGGCCAGGTCCTGCTTGTTCTGCTGCTTCACCTCGCGGAACGCCTTGCGGAACTCGGCGTCGTCGGCGTGCGGCTCCAGCTCGCGCAGCCGGTCCAGGTTCGTCTCCCAGCCCTTGCCGATGCGCTCGGTGATGAGCTTGGACAGGCGCGGGTTGCACCACGTCAGCCAGCGCCGCGGCGTCACCCCGTTCGTCTTGTTGTTGAAGCGCTCGGGGAACATCGACGCGAAGTCCGGCAGCACGTCGCGCCGCAGCAGGTCGGTGTGCAGCGCCGCCACGCCGTTGACGCTGTGGCTGCCCACCACCGCCAGGTGCGCCATCCGGATCATCTTCTCCGGGCCCTCCTCCACCAGGCTCATGCGCCGCATCCGCTCCAGGTCGAACGGGTAGCGGATCTGCACCTGCCGCAGGAAGCGTTGGTTGATCTCGTAGATGATCTCCAGGTGGCGGGGCAGCAGCCGCTCGAAGAGCGTCGCCGGCCACTTCTCCATCGCCTCGGCCAGGAGCGTGTGGTTGGTGTAGCCGAAGGTGCCCTGGGTGACGTGCCACGCCTCGTCCCACGGCAGGCGCTTCTCATCCACCAGCACGCGCATCAGCTCCGCCACGGCGATGGCCGGGTGCGTGTCGTTGAGCTGGATGGCCGCCTTGTTGGGGAAGTCCTTGAAGTCGGTGTGCGTCTTCAGGTACCGCCGGACGATGTCCGCGATGGAGCAGGCGACGAAGAAGTACTGCTGCTTGAGCCGCAGCTCCTTGCCCGCCTGGAACGCGTCGTTGGGGTAGAGGACCTTGGAGATGACCTCCGAGTCGTTCTTCTCCACCACCGAGCGCTCGTAGTCGCCCGCGTTGAACAGCAGCAGGTCGAACTCCTCGCTGGCCCGCGCCTGCCACAGCCGCAGGGTGTTCACCGTGTTGTTGCCGAAGCCGGCGATGGGAGTGTCGAAGGGCACGCCTACGACCGTTTTTCCCCCCACCCAGCGGGCAACGCGCTGGCCGTCGGCGCCCTGGTGGTGCTCCACGCGCCCGAAGAAGCGCACCGGCACCGCCTTCTCCGGCCGGACGATCTCCCAGGGGTTGCCGAACTTCAGCCACTCGTCGGCGCGCTCCACCTGGTAGCCGTCGACGATGTCCTGCGTGAAGATGCCGAACTCGTAGCGGATGCCGTAGCCCATGCCCGGGTAGGCGAGGGTGGCCAGCGAGTCGAGGAAGCACGCCGCCAGTCGCCCCAGGCCGCCGTTGCCCAGGCCCGCGTCCGGCTCCATCTCGATGAGGCGCGTCAGGTCCACGCCCACCTCGCGCATGGCCTGCTCGGCGGCCTCGTACATGCCGGTGTTGATGAGGTTGTTGCCCAGCGCGCGGCCCAGCAGGTACTCCGCGGACAGGTAATAGGCGCGCTTGACGTCCTTCTCGTAGTAGGTGCGCGCCGTCTTCACCCAGCGGTGTGCCAGCCGGTCTCGCACCGCCAGCGACAGCGCCATGAAGCGGTCATGCGCGGTGGCGGTCTCCGGATTCTTCCCGCGCGAGTAGCGCACGTGCTCCAGAAAGCCCCGGCGCACATTCACCGGGTCCTTGCCAGTACGCGAGACGTCCTCCTCCTCGGACTGCTGCGGGGAGTTGGGGGACTGAAGCCTCAGCGGTTCTGCCATCGAAGGGGATCCTCTCTAAGGGTCCATGGGCCACGGCGGGCCGGAACCCTCCGTTTATCGCGACTGGTGGCCTGGCTCCACCCCTGCGTGAGGGTCTGCTAGAAAGGACGTCAGGCAATCGGGGGGCCTGCAACGCATCGGAGGCCAGCATCCGCATGTCCCCAGAAACCACCGAGCTCGCCCGCCGCCTGGAGCTGGCGCAGCCGGTTCATACGGTCCGAGGGTTGGCTTTCACCGCCGTGCTGGATCTGGTGGCGGAGCGCGCGGGGGAGCAGGCGGCTGACTGCCTCGCCCAGGAGCTGGGGCTCCAGCGGGTCGTCGACTTCTTCTCCTACCCGGCGGGCGACTTCACCCGCCTGCTCTACGCTGCCGCGGACCGGCTCCAGCCGCACCTGGGCTCCCAGCAGGAGGGGCTCCGGGCCTGCGGCTCCGCATGCCTGGAGCGCTTCTTCTATACCTCCACGGTGGGGCGAGCGCTGGCGAAGATCATCGGCAGGAAGGATCCGGCGCGGGCCTTCGCGCACACGCCCGTCGCCTACTCCACGCTGGTGAACTACGGCTCGCACACCTGCGAGGCGGTGAACTCCCGGAAGCTGCGCCTGGTGTTCCGCGAGGACATGCAGCCGGCGCCCTTCCATGAGGGCACCCTGGCCGCCGCCCTCCGCGTGACGGGAGTGGAGGGGAGGGTGACGAGCACCATCCACTCCCTGGACCACGCGGAGTTCTTCCTCGAGTGGGAGTAGGGGCCCCGCTCAGGGCGCGGCCGCGGCCGCCTGGGGCTCCGAGCCCGAGCCACCGGAGGCCGTCGCCACGGAGATGGAGTCGAGCTGCGAGGCCAGCTCCTTCGCCTTGACGAGGAAGTCGGGCAGGTGCGCCTTGGGCAGCGGGTCCGCGCGGGGGTACTTCTGGTTGAGCGGGTTGACGAAGGCCCCGTTGCGCTTGAGGGCGAAGTGCAGGTGCGGCCCGGTGCTGCGGCCGGTGTTGCCCGAGTAGGCGATGACCTGCTTCTGGCTCACCCGGCCGCCCATGCGCACGCCCGAGCCGTAGCGCGACAGGTGCAGGTAGCACGTCTCGAAGCCGTTGGTGTGCCGCACGCAGACGGTGTTGCCGCCGGCGCCCGTGTTGCCCAGCTTCGTCACCGTGCCGTCCGCCACCGCCCACACGGGGGTACCGATGCCCGCGCCGTAGTCCACGCCGTTGTGGTTCTTCACGTACTTGAGCGTCGGGTGGACGCGCGAGCCGAAGCCGCTGGTGACGTGGGCGAACTTCAGTGGGCTCTTGAGGAACGTCTTGCGCGCGCTGGTGCCGTCCTCCTGGAAGTAGTTGGGCTGCTCGGTGCCCGGCTGGTAGCGGAACACGCGCTTGGTGCCCACCAGTCCGCCCTCATAGGCGGCGGCCAGCACCTCGCCGTAGCGCAGCACCCGGCCCTTGGAGACGAACTTCTCCACCAGCGCCCGTGCCTTGTCGCCCTTGCGCGTGTCCCGGTAGAAGTCGATGTCCCAGGCGAACACGTCCGCCAGCACCACGCCGATGCCCGGGTCCTCCCCGGCCGCCAGCGCCGCCTCGTAGAGCGAGGTGGAGATCTCCAGGGAGACGAGCTCCACACGCTTCTCCACCTCGATGGTGCGCTTGCTGCCCACGTACTTCTCTCCGTCGCGGCGCACCTGCCACTCGTCCACCGCGCTCTGCCGGTAGTCGAAGAAGTCCAGCACGCCGCCGCTCAGCACCAGCCGGAACTGGTCCCCGGGGCGCGACTTGCGGAAGTCGAACACGCCCTCCAGGGCGGAGATGACGGCCTCGACCTGGGCGTCAGGAAGCGCCGCGTCATGCAGGGCCTGGGCGAGCGTCTGCCGCGGCTCGATGCGGCGGTTCTTCACTTCGTAGCGGACGGAAGCGGAGGCGAGCGGGGCGGCCAGCAAGGCCGCCAGGCAGAGCAGGGGAGGGATGATTCGCATGGGCGCTGATACAGGAGTGTAGAAGAGGTTCTCCTGGAGAGCCAGAATGTGGCTGGCCCACGAGAGGCCTCCAGGCAGGCGAACAGGCCGCGCCGCATCGGCACCTTCGCCTCGCAGGCGAGAGGAGGCGGCCGGGTGATCCCGTTCCCGACAAGGTCGCCCGCGGCGGCACCGCCGGCGAAGGTGCCTGCTGCCTCGGGCATTTGATACGACCCGTGCCATGGAGACTGCCATGTCCTGGCGCACGGTCCTTGTCTTCTGCCTCCTCTCGCTGCTGTCCCCCCAGGCGGTGGCCCAGGAGGCGCGTCCGGCAGGAAAGTCCGTGCTCCTGCTCATCCCCGAGGACACGGCGTTGCCTGCCATGGCAACGCTCGTCGCCAGTCTCCGCTCCTCCTTGTGGGAGACCCAGGACGGCCCGATCACGCTGGATGTCGAGAGCCTGGATCTGGGCTGGGCCCGCGGGCCTGCCTACACACACGCCCTGCACACCTGGTATCTGGCCAAGTACCGGGAGCGCCGGCCGGATGCCCTCATCGCCTTCCGCTCCGACGCCATCCAGGTGGCCCTGCAGCTGCGCCAGGCGCTGTGGCCGGACATCCCAGTGATCGTCCTCTCCGAGGACGAGCGGCTCTGGGAGCAGCAGCCTCGCCCGGAGCGGGTGGCGGGCCTCTTGCTGCACTATGACCTGCGGACCACCGCGGAGCTGGCCCTGCAGCTGCTGCCCGGCACACGGAGGCTGGCGCTCATCAACGGCTCCAGCCCCTGGGAGCGCGCGCAGCAGGAGCAACTGGTGCGAGAGCTGCAACCGCTGCTGGCGCAGCGGGGGCTGGAGTTCATCGACCTGAGCAACCTGCCGCTGGCCGAGCTGCTCGATCGCGCGAGGACCCTGCCGGACGACACCACGGTCCTCACCTTCACCTTCATGACCGATCCCAGCGGGAGACCCTTCGTGGGGCGCGAGATCGCACGCATGTTGCTCTCCGCCAGCAATCGGCCCTGCTTCGCCCTCCACGACACCGTACTGGGGGTGGGGTTCGTCGGCGGAGCGCTCGTCAGCTACGAGGCGGTGGGCCAGCAGCTGGGCATGCTCACCGCCCGCGTGTTGCGCGGGGAGCAGGAGGAATTCCTCGCGCCCCTGAAGCCGGCACCCGTGGACACGCTGACGGTCGATGCCCGCGCGCTGCGGCGCTGGGGCATTCCCCGCGATCGGGTGCCTCCCGGGGTGCGGCTCGCCTTCGACGAGCCCACGCTCTGGGAGCGCTACCGCTGGTGGGTCCTGGGGGCCCTGACGATCAGCGGCCTGCAGGCGCTGGTGGCCGGGGGGCTCGTGGTGGAGCGCCGCCGCCGCATGCGTGCCCAGGCTGAGCTCGTCGAACGCCAACGCCTGGAGAAGCTCGCGGAGCTGGAGGCGCGGCGAACCCTGGATCAGCTGGCCCACGTGAGCCGGGTGGCCGCCCTGGGTGAGCTGGCCGCCTCGCTGGCGCATGAGCTCAACCAGCCCCTGGCCGCCATCCTCAGCAACGCCCAGGCCGCGCGCCGCCTGCTGAACGCCACCCCCGCGGAGCTGGACGAGGTGCGCGAGGCCCTCGGGGACATCATCTCCGACGACAAGCGCGCGGGCGAAGTCATTCACCGCATGCGCGCGCTGCTCAAGCGGGGGGAGCCCCTGCAGGAGCTCCACTCGCTCAATGACGTGGTGCGCGAGGT containing:
- a CDS encoding phosphoribosyltransferase family protein; this translates as MRFVNREEAGRRLAPLLLGYKHEAPIVLGLPRGGVVVAYEVARALEAPLDVWVVRKVGAPTYPELGLGAVAEGGIVYLNRETMEEVGASDEDVEEIIEEEAEEVAERVKRFRAGRPPPRLQGRTVILVDDGIATGGTVRAAIQALRQVGPRKIVLAVPVAASQSLEELRPLVEDVACVEASSELHAIGGWYADFHQVPDSEVIRLLEYTRRDIKRPEARPSPSGVLGLEQEVSIPIGNASLKGTLSLPPGARGLVLFAHGSGSSRFSPRNRHVAAILRQHGLATLLMDLLTIEEEEIDEVTAELRFDIDLLARRLVQVTDWAETFPVLGGLPIGYFGSSTGAAAALVAAAERPSRVSAVVSRGGRPDLAWDSLEQVRAPSLLIVGGRDTSVIEFNRCASAKLSAQREIVIIPGATHLFEEPGALDEVARLASEWLLRHLERASLGLGASPAP
- a CDS encoding sensor histidine kinase: MSWRTVLVFCLLSLLSPQAVAQEARPAGKSVLLLIPEDTALPAMATLVASLRSSLWETQDGPITLDVESLDLGWARGPAYTHALHTWYLAKYRERRPDALIAFRSDAIQVALQLRQALWPDIPVIVLSEDERLWEQQPRPERVAGLLLHYDLRTTAELALQLLPGTRRLALINGSSPWERAQQEQLVRELQPLLAQRGLEFIDLSNLPLAELLDRARTLPDDTTVLTFTFMTDPSGRPFVGREIARMLLSASNRPCFALHDTVLGVGFVGGALVSYEAVGQQLGMLTARVLRGEQEEFLAPLKPAPVDTLTVDARALRRWGIPRDRVPPGVRLAFDEPTLWERYRWWVLGALTISGLQALVAGGLVVERRRRMRAQAELVERQRLEKLAELEARRTLDQLAHVSRVAALGELAASLAHELNQPLAAILSNAQAARRLLNATPAELDEVREALGDIISDDKRAGEVIHRMRALLKRGEPLQELHSLNDVVREVTRLLANDMQLRGADLRLALAPSLPAVQGDGIQLQQVVLNLLVNAMDAMVDVPVGKRQLRVLTASPGPGQVELSVQDSGAGIEPARLALIFEPFYSTKAHGLGMGLSISRSIVEAHGGHLRAESPPGQGALLRCLLPAAHTESSP
- a CDS encoding DUF2383 domain-containing protein; translated protein: MAVMDNQKMIERLNDLIALDYDAVGAYEAAIDRIHEEFLRMRLREFQLDHRRHIQDLSIVVERMGGKARERPDVKGFLLKGFTAVTALMGTEAALRAMQGNERLTNSTYRKAMEQEWTDDVRQIIDRNFHDEQRHLAFIEESLRTRSWEQTGMHP
- a CDS encoding peptidoglycan DD-metalloendopeptidase family protein, whose amino-acid sequence is MRIIPPLLCLAALLAAPLASASVRYEVKNRRIEPRQTLAQALHDAALPDAQVEAVISALEGVFDFRKSRPGDQFRLVLSGGVLDFFDYRQSAVDEWQVRRDGEKYVGSKRTIEVEKRVELVSLEISTSLYEAALAAGEDPGIGVVLADVFAWDIDFYRDTRKGDKARALVEKFVSKGRVLRYGEVLAAAYEGGLVGTKRVFRYQPGTEQPNYFQEDGTSARKTFLKSPLKFAHVTSGFGSRVHPTLKYVKNHNGVDYGAGIGTPVWAVADGTVTKLGNTGAGGNTVCVRHTNGFETCYLHLSRYGSGVRMGGRVSQKQVIAYSGNTGRSTGPHLHFALKRNGAFVNPLNQKYPRADPLPKAHLPDFLVKAKELASQLDSISVATASGGSGSEPQAAAAAP
- a CDS encoding glycogen/starch/alpha-glucan phosphorylase; protein product: MAEPLRLQSPNSPQQSEEEDVSRTGKDPVNVRRGFLEHVRYSRGKNPETATAHDRFMALSLAVRDRLAHRWVKTARTYYEKDVKRAYYLSAEYLLGRALGNNLINTGMYEAAEQAMREVGVDLTRLIEMEPDAGLGNGGLGRLAACFLDSLATLAYPGMGYGIRYEFGIFTQDIVDGYQVERADEWLKFGNPWEIVRPEKAVPVRFFGRVEHHQGADGQRVARWVGGKTVVGVPFDTPIAGFGNNTVNTLRLWQARASEEFDLLLFNAGDYERSVVEKNDSEVISKVLYPNDAFQAGKELRLKQQYFFVACSIADIVRRYLKTHTDFKDFPNKAAIQLNDTHPAIAVAELMRVLVDEKRLPWDEAWHVTQGTFGYTNHTLLAEAMEKWPATLFERLLPRHLEIIYEINQRFLRQVQIRYPFDLERMRRMSLVEEGPEKMIRMAHLAVVGSHSVNGVAALHTDLLRRDVLPDFASMFPERFNNKTNGVTPRRWLTWCNPRLSKLITERIGKGWETNLDRLRELEPHADDAEFRKAFREVKQQNKQDLAQHVKDLRWVNLDPNAIFDVQIKRLHEYKRQLLNALHTVVLWMRARRDPSTIIHPRAFLFGAKAAPGYQQAKLIIRLINGIAEVVNSDAGTTGLQVVFLPNYRVSLAERIIPAADVSEQISTAGMEASGTGNMKLMLNGALTLGTLDGANVEIREAVGDENFFLFGLTADEVIARKKAGYRPREVYNEQLELREAIDLIASGFFSPEDKSLFKPLVDGLLEEDRYLVLADFASYLQAQEEVARAYQDTESWTRKCILNVARAGIFSSDRTIRQYAEEIWRVKQTPVES
- a CDS encoding DUF2378 family protein gives rise to the protein MSPETTELARRLELAQPVHTVRGLAFTAVLDLVAERAGEQAADCLAQELGLQRVVDFFSYPAGDFTRLLYAAADRLQPHLGSQQEGLRACGSACLERFFYTSTVGRALAKIIGRKDPARAFAHTPVAYSTLVNYGSHTCEAVNSRKLRLVFREDMQPAPFHEGTLAAALRVTGVEGRVTSTIHSLDHAEFFLEWE